TCCAGGAGGGCAGGTGAGTGTGTAGCCAGTGTGTTCCTCCCAGATAGTAAATGCTCACCAGCTGCCTGGTAGTTTGTGTTCTGTCCAGACACAGCTCCTGGTTGTGACACATCTTGTACATCAGCTTCAGCAGCAGCTGCAGACGGCGCCGGTTGGCCGGAGGAAGCAGCAAGCACACCAGGCGCAGTGCTCGCCGAGTTCGCTCTTCGGTGTCCACAGACCCCACTGAAAGACATTGCTTTCATAAATCTACATGCCATGGAGTAACTACAGTAATATCAAATGATCATGAGATGCTAAAGTTAAGTTAAGCATAAATCTGTACACCTTCCATAAAAGCAAATTATTACAAACCATATAGAATAATGGCAGAATATGTGTTTACACAGGGGAGTATGATTTAGTTAGTGATTTAACTGTTGATTAATATATTGCAATGAGCAGTTAATCTGGGGTCACAAAGCATTATGTATGCAGGAATAACACTTTGCTGCACCACAAATCTGACTCACAGTTATGGAAAGCCGATCTCCGCCATCGGTATGATGATGAGCCAGAAGTATTTTTCTCAGGAGAGTTCAGGTCAGCCATGCTAATACTTGGGCCATGGAGTTCAAATGTGTTTTTATCAGGAATTCTTGACATGGTTTTAGGGGCTGAGCTGGCCAGTCCGGGAAGATCTGGGGAAGAAGCACTCTGCATCCGACTGCTCCTCTGCAGTTTGGCTCCATCCAGGACAGGTTTATGATTTGAGGAGACAGAAGAGGTATTTCTGGCGGAGGATCGGGAGATGTAACCTCTAGCTGATCGAGTCGATTGGGCAGAGTTGTTGCCACTGTTTTGACTTCTCACAGAATGGAAGCTGTCTCTCTGGGAAGGGGGTGTTTCATAGAAGCCACTTGAATTTGCAGAATAGTTGTAACAGTAGTCTGTTCCGCGGTCAGTGCGGAGGGCCTCCATGTTGAGTCTTTCCAATGACTGAGCACGCTCAAAGTTAACTTGGCTGCTATTGCTGGCTGATGAACTTGTTTCAGGTTCCATGTCAAAATGAGTTTCAAGTGGCATACAGCTTTCTTCCAAACCATAGCCACAATGTCCATAGTCAGTTGCGACCCCATTCGTGTAGAAAACCCGTGTAACTGTCTTGTTCTCGGGACCAAAAGCAGTCTCGTAGCGTGTGACCTTCAGCTCGGGGCTTGACCCATACTTCTTCTCAATGTGTATGTTAGTGCTTTCTGCAGCAGGGTTAAAGTTTGAAAGGTTAAGGGTTGAGGAGCTCTGCAGGCCAAGCCGATGTTGGTGTGGGGTGGTGTCAAGGCCAGTGCTTCTGACGATATCTATGAGCAGGTTTTCAAGCGATGCATACGACCAGGTGGCTGACTTGGGAGTGGACCGGTTACTGGCATTACTCGGGGACGAATGACGAGGCAGACGGTTCTCAGATTGTACTACACATGCCGAAAACAGCATGCAGCATGCAATGGAACAGAACACAATATCACATCAGCAACTTGCACTCAAAGTAACAGAATGTGACTCCTCAAAAAGCTGAATAACGGATTGTTAATACCGTTACTAGAAAGCTTTCCTTCAGCAGAGCTAATAAAGATGACAGACATCTATTTTTAGAATAGTTCAGAGCAATTGTTAGCATGGTTACTATTTTATTCAAATCTAAAAGCTGAAAAATAGTCCCGCTGACAGTTAATACTGTGACTAGAAAGCTTTGATTTAGCATAGTTACAGACATGACCATGTGCAGGGTCAAAGATGACAAAAGATCTTTTTCTTTCTGAATATTTATGAACATATACTCATCAGACCAGTAATGAGGTTCATAAGCCTCAGGATACAGAATGGGCACACTGCATGCCAACTGCATTTTGAAAGCAGGACAAAAATGTGTCTTCATAAGCCTGATCTCAGAGTTACAAAAACAGAGTAAGTGGATGTGTTTGGTTTTAAGCAACTtttgctatattccagcaggaAAGGTAAGTGTCCCCAGTCTTAAGAAGTAACGGTCcatgcaaatatatatatatatatgacttgAAGCAAAAAACACTGAATTTTTTCATACCACTATTGTTATCTGTGTTGACATTAGAAATAAACTATAGTGATAGGAAGGAATCAGGGGTAGCATATTTCAAGAAGACGCTTATGAAGCAATGTCATAAAACTCGCTAAAATGCATTcaatattagtgagtgagtagcaAGACATGTCAAATATGTGCAGCAAATACACAATCACAATTAAACAACGACAAATAAGATAACAGTTTGAACCgacttgaaaaaatacaattacagTGAAGTCTTGTTAGTTTGACATCATTTGTTGCATAGCAAATTGTTGGATTAACAAGGATGTCAGACTAAATAATTGAGACTAAATAATGTTTATTCAATTACCAATAAAAACATCGGATGAAGCTGATTGTTGGATAAATGGAAGCCGCATTAATGAGACTTGACcgtattaggattttacatgccCACAGATGTATTAAAAGTTCATGTCAACATCACTTCACTTATATAACTATTATATATAAATGCCCTTTGCTAAAAAGCAAACAGCTGTTCGTTATCAATTAACTACAGAAAGTGTTCAAGATTCCAAAGTATGGCAAATTCTGCATGACAATATTTCTAAGATGTAGGATGTTTCATGATTCCCTGGATGAAAAGCAAGGTCTCTAACACAAATACAACTGTGTAAGGATGCAATTATCTAATCTTTGAGCCCTGTTGCACACAACAGCTGTTATCAGAATCATTATACACATCAAAGACTGCACGTCTAGTAAGAAAGTTTAGCATGTCCATCTAATGTTAGAGGCCTATCTATGACATGAACCATGCTCACATGCTTACAGTTACATAGCATGACAGTTTCAGGTTTTACGAAATGATGTACTGCATGCTTAATTATCCTTCTCAGCCACAGGAACAGGGATGCAACCAAACATACAGACAAGTCTTGCTGACATACAGGAACAAATCAAAGTATTTCTGAACACACAATTCAGAGGGTTTACATGGTCTAATTAGTTATGATCGTATGATCAACATGCAGGTTTCAAaatagaaaatggcttcaagtATTGACTGTTTTTCAATTTAATGATTAGTTTGCATCTCTTTCATATTTGAGAAAATTCCTACAAAAGACTTGAGCTTAAAACAGTTACTCATTAGTCTATCAATCTATACAGATCTTTTATCATGGGCAAGTAACAAAACAGACACTGCTAATGTAAAATTATAGTGTCAAAATGTATAAATGCAAGTTCTATTTGTATGTACTTTGCTATGTCAATTACTTCTTTCCTCTTATTATGTTATCTCATAGAGCTAAACATGTACTCACCAAATACATTTGTGATGACCTCATACATATCGAAGGTCATCAGTGGTTCTGCTAAACCACAGAAATAGTCCTTGACCACTCCAAACACATCCTTCTCAAAACCAGGGTAGCTTGGCAGATTGTCATCTACCTTCTCAGGCCCTGAGGAAACAGTCATATAACTATTCATCAACGAAAATTGTATTAATTCACAATCCCAATACACATGGTAAAAGATACATCTAGGACACAACatccaaacagaaaaaaatctaTCCCTTTCAAGGAATGGAGCATTTAAAAATACTCACAACGGGCTAGGCACTTCATTGCAGACATTGCCCAGTGAGGTAGCTGatctgaaaatacaaatgaaacaatacAGTCATATTAATTCATTTTCACAATCTTTGAACTGCCAGAATTAGCATACACTACTACACCCCCTTCCAAAATAACCACATAGCTCATCACCATAGTCACCAGAAATATGAAGACTACCTTTTGCCTCGATGTTGGTGACGATACCACTCTTGTTGACGTAGAGACAGTTGTGATGGATATTGCGCCCACTGACATAGCTGCTGTCGAGGATCTCACCGAGGTCTATTGTACCCAGCGTCTGCTGTAGCCTGGAATTTGATTTTAGTGGAAAACAAAGTGAGATCAAACACAGTGTCAATTTACCTTGACAGTGTGGAACGTCACTGAAAATGTCAATCACgagattgcctggtccagacttgataccTGGCTGCCACCATGTTTCATGTATACATGGTGGTGAGTGTTTTTGGTTGATTTACTGTTTCATTTCCTGAATCCACAATCCCAGTTTTTGAGGATAtccaaataataaaaatataaattcaaGTGAAGTAATAATAACGCATCACAATCCACAATGACATCAGTAAATGACATTTTTTCTAGAAATGTGACTATTTTCTTCACTAAAGTAACAGTTTGTGATGGTATTGCCTCAATCAGCAGGCAGCATTAAACGAAACATATCACAGGAGCATTGAAAACAACCAGAGTGGGCACACAAGCTACAGACAACGATAACAGTTCTGGTTTCAAAGTGATGACACATGCTCAGACATTAGCACATAATAATAGGgattcaaaattttattcaACTCTGACAACAGGGGTGTAAATAACTTTAAAATTGCTAGTGTACTCCAGTACAGTGGCgcatgtaaaatcacttgccctgatcaTTTTTTCACAGAAACACTGGACTGCAATGCCAGGCAATGAGTTATTTCCACTCGTGTCCAAAAATGCGACACTGGAGGCTTACTTAACCAAGAAATTCCATTAAGAAATTTGTGTCTCAGTCAAACTGACATAAAAAGGGATCTTTCCATATTTTATGGGGACTCAACTGTATGTCTCATTATGTATTTATCCTACTTTACCTATGCAGAGTGAGACTCTTCCAGACATCCTCTATCTCCTCTGCCGTCAGTACGCGGCCCACCAGGTGGCACTCCTGTAGGAGAGGCTCGGGAAGGTTTGATGCTACATCATTACTTGACCCGATCTTTGACTCACCATTCAAATAGTTTGCGCGAGGGACAAGAACTGGGCGTGGTGGTCGAGGTGGtgatttgtaaacaaatctgtAATAAACACATATCAGCTGTTGAAGATGCCAACTTCACAAACACAGTTTAAAGAGAATGCCAAATaaccaaaacaaatatgttagtTGAAAGTAAAATGAGGTACAGATTCTACAATACATCCTATATCAGTCCTCTGTCCTTAAAGTTTATATCCATATCAGGTGTGATTGCATAATAATCTTTCTACTTTGATGAGATTATGAATGCGTTGCATCAACCAAAATAGGCACTGTCAATGAGCCATATCCGTTGCTTGAACATGAACTAAAACTAAAAATAACCAGATGAAAATGTAATGCATATTTTAAGTCTCAATCTCTTTCCCAACAAATATGTAGTCTATtatttattacatgtatatactaaTTACTATGCAAAATAATAAGTGGCCCAAGGAACATGCCATTGAACCACTGCCAAAGCAAACACACAACCAATATTCACACAGCTGTACCTAATCATCTGTGATGAGAAATGTGAACATTATTTTCTCATCAGGATGGATGTTATCTCAGATTCCAAACTAAGTGCCCTTGTCAGAAACATTTgcaaaaatcattaaaatttgaTTTTCTAAAAGGTTCACCTTTTTCTGAAATCAAGTTGATTTTTTAAAGGATGTATACCAGATTTCAGTTTGGGAATATTTACTTCATTTAACTGCAGACTTTGGCCTCAGCCTAGACAGATCTTTGCTTGTGTGTAAAGTGAGTGATGAATTATTACaatagcattattccagcaatatcatgtgaaGGGTACACGAGAAATggggccttcacacattgtaacctaACCAGGGAAATCGAACTGACAGGCTCTCAGCAAATGCTACTGCTACGCTACACATACCTCCGCTTGTATAAGCATATATATAGGGTCCTATTACCAGTGAAATAAAGTTACGTCTGCCAAGCCTTCACAATAGTCCTAACTTTAAAGCTTATATGCATACATGAAAttgaacatatttattttgaCACTTGTACTGACATTTGTTCTTCACAGTGCTTGGGCCAATTATTGACCCTCATGAAGGTCTAGATATATCACTAGGCAAATCACCAAAGAATGAAGAAAAATGTCATTGTCTAGATCAGATCAATATCTGTATCATGTTAAGCCAGTGCATCAGCAAAATCAGTTGGccttagttttagttttatataaCAGATGCATAAAGTAAAAATTGCTCATCTGACAATCCAAGATGGCTACCAATCTTTCGGGGTCCCTAGTTGACTCACCTTTTTATCCTTGCTGACATTTCAGACAAAGGCATAATTCAAAAGTGTTATGTCCCAATTTGTAATGGATGAATAGTAATGCTTCAGTTACTATTCTGTATCATGTAAATGCTTTAGACAAAATCTATAAGCAGTTTTACATTGACacgaaataaaacaaacatttccgGCAAGCAACAGCACTCATCCttgcaacaacaaacaatcatccTACTGATGTAAACGCCACTCAACCATGGCAGCACAGTAATAATGGACAAGAAAATCAATAGAAGATGCTTCAAAAGTGATTTGAACCAAAAAGCATGGCCAAGAGCAAGACAAGTTTGCTTATGAATAATATATCAGATTCTTAAATTACTATTATGAAACAACTGATTAAACATGTTGAAACGACATCCCAATTTCTCATGgccaatatttgaaaataaacattcCAAAAGGAATCAGTGGAGCGAGACTCCTGTCGCTGATTTCATACCATTAGACATGACAGATGTACAAAACTTGTGTATAACACACGTTATTGGAAGAAATATTGATCTCAGTGCACACTTCAGACATAAGTAGTGGCATGTGGAAGGAGTCGTGGAGTTCTGATTACTCCTGGTTATGGCAATGTAGCATGCACTTCAAGGAATCACTGGTGATTCAACCTAAATCACATTCTTCGAAGTGTTATGAAGTTTGTCTataaaattttttttttctcaattAAATCCAGAATTGAAGATTCTGCCAATTAAATAACAAAAAGGTGAGGGACTATTAGACCAACAATACCTATTCAAAGAATTTTGCATGTTTAACCTATGAATACAACCTGGCAAGTACAAATTCTATAAATTTGAATATCTAAATCATGAggattgatgttcatgacatcaatcactggacaaTATGGCACAGACtccaatgtttaaatatcagaTATCTGAAAAGCACATTCAACaattaaacaaaaaataatttggaACAAATCTGACTCATCTCTCtccacagagtgagtgaatgagtgagtgaggttttacatggcttccatcaatattccagccatatcatggGAGGtgcaccacaaatgggctttacacattgtaccagtaTGAGAAACGAATGGAGAAACAAACCTGGGCTCTCCAGGCAAATTACATTACAGTCTACACAGACTATCTTACACTGCCACTGGAACCTCTCTAGGCTCTGagcacaaaaatgtgttttggtTTACCAATCAGATAATGGAATGAGTTTCAGGCTGTATTTCAATCATACTGCACTAGACATGCAAACACTTGGCAGCAAGAAAAATTAatccatcaacacacctacaccaGTTTCCTCTGATTCCATATTGATCAGGCATTGCAtttaaactacactgtaatattacatgatttacatgattGGAGGCAATGTTTATCACTATGGAGGCAAATTCTAAACCAGTGATGTGAAACACAGTATATGCTCATGGGAAGGAAACAGTCGCTCATTCAATAAATGCTGTCATAGAAAATAGCATTCAAGAACCTGGGAAAATAGTGTTTTAGTGTCATTCTGCTTCATATTTAGAAGGAATTGTCAATCAGTTTATCCTAAAACTATCCATTTATACCACGTAACATGATAAAAATCATGTGCAGTTTCAACATAATTCCATATCATACATAAAGTTTGAATTACCTGTCACTGAGCAATTGGTTAACTTCGTGATGCATCATCAGGTACATGCATCAGCTTCatgagagcgagagagagagtcGTGTAGTTTAGCTCTTAACACATTTCAATATACTATTATCTAAAATATACCTCCAATTAATAAACAATTTTTCAAACTTACCTATAAAGTCTGCCATTATCTGTGAAGTCAGATCGACCATGCTTGGATGGTCTAACATCCTCAAAGATTCCGGACTTGAAAAGCTTCTTCAGGAGTTGCACTGTCTGACACCTGCAATACATAACAGTCACTCTGACAATCAGCAACCTTGGAAACTTAATTACTTTCAAAATTCACTAAATGAAATTTTCAGGAAATGCATTAACTGTCACGACAATGATGTCTCTACAGACCACTTAAAGATCATGCAcaatgtatttgttaactgggaacattacTTTGAAAAGACTTGTAAAAGATGATCATGAGCTAATGATTTTAAAATGGTCACTACAATTTTTAGGTGAGCCTGGTTACATTTGGTATAATGAAAGTGATGAGAAACCTGCCCTTTCCAATAATTAATTTTTCCTTTTTAACATCAGTGCTATCCCCAAGCCTTTAAAAAACTCTACTAAAATCAAGGAAACAATTTTAACGTCCAATTGAAAACATGCTTTACAATGAATTTGTTGTTAAATAAAAAACAAGATCCAAAgtacaaatatttatgaattcCAGATTGAATAACTGGGTACTTAATAGAAATTACTAGATAGCAATGAAATGGACTACACAGATGGATGGATGTCACTTCTCTTTACAATAATATCCCTAACGGCGAAGGCCTACGAGCAGTAGTCCGGGCAATCAGGCGATTCAAACCCAACTTCCTCATCACCCCAACCGACATCCTCAACCTACTCAAAACAGTCCTACACAAATACAACTTTGCCTTTGTCCAACTACCTCCAGGTCGGAGGCAGCGCAGAGGGTACTAAATTAGCATCATCCTACACTAACATCTTCATGGGCGAACTTAAGAAGACAAGCTTCTAGATCAATACACTGATAAACAACACACATAAGCCAGGTTTATTGATGACATATTCATGATATGGTAAGTAGGACAACAATATCTAGAATCGTTCATCCACTATCTTAATAGCTCACACCCAACTATTAAATTCATGGCTGAATTCTCCAGAaacaaagttttgaaaaacaGCCTCAACCTCATCCAGTACTATCTCAAATGAGGCTACCCGAAGAAACACATACAACAAAATAAGGACAGGTCTGATGTGGAGGACGGAAATGCTCCACTATCCCCACCCCCCATCCCCAATAAAGAACCACGAAACAACAATAGACTGGTATAAGTTAGTGACTACAATTCCATGAACATGGAACTCAATGCCATTGTAAAAAATGTAGGCACTTACTAAGTGGCTCAGACATTTTTCTGGACACTTTCCCAACACCACATATTTCAGCCTACCGCAGAAGTGTTCAAACCCTAAAGGGTCACCTATTTAGAGCCACTCTGACTTATCCTAGACAACTACTACAAACCAGCAGACAAATTGTCAATTTCGTCAACGATACGTGCGCCCAGTTAAACTGCAAAATCTACAAAACACTCACAGATAGCAACACTTCACATGCTCTGTCACTTGCCAATCACATAATGTAGTTTACCTTCTTATGTACAAACGCTGTAAGAAACAATATGTTGATGAAACtaaaagatgtttcagaatCCAATAACGGGACACTATGCTGCTATCACAAGCGCGACAAACCGGTGGCACTTCACTCGGAACATCAAGACAAAAATGATCTAAAATTTGACTCAATTACACAACTCAGAGAACACTCAGACTCAGAACAAACCACCCAAAAAAGAAGATCTCTTGAAATAAGGTGGATTTTTGGCTCCATACGTTCCAGCCACAGGGACTCAACAACAGGACTGTAGGCTGAAATATCATTTCAggattttcttcataaaaaatactgtaaattaacataatatatatctgaaaatattttgtttatttggaaaTTCCCCTGTATCAAGTTAAAAGATATTTAGTAATAATTTACTCATACCACTACTCAGAGTCAGAATGCAAAAACACGAAAGATAAAGCTATCAACAATGTAAACAACCACGTTCCCCAGAGATAAGATAATCCTATTATGTTTTGAATACCTTAGGCACATGCtgtataaaaacaaaacaacattacacAATAAACTTTGGTCAGTAGTAACTCTCCCTATCAGACCATGCTTCACTGATCGCATGGTCATGGTCCAGTGAAAACAAATGCACCCTGGGGTCAACATCCTCCCTTCTCACCCAGCATCTCTAACCCATGGGTTCATTAGCCCTAATACATGTCATGCTCTGTGGGACATCACACTGTTGTCAGGCATGATAATTTGAAGTTAAAACAATCACTTTCTATGCTTTCACTTGTGTTACATAACATCTTCTGTAAATCTGGTTCACACCTGAAGGGCATACTGAGTGGACTGACACCCTACTGCAGTCAATGTTTTCTTACTTGCACTGTCTAATACAAATGCCTTGAACATGTTGAATACCTTTGCCAGATATCCTGTGAGTGTGAATAATGATATGTTTTTGACACTTATTGAAATGCATAGGTAAATTGCAACTGGACAGAGTGCAGGTGGAGACTCATCACCAAAACACAAATGGCGTGGTGTCTGTAATAACTCTGTTCAGAAGAGATTATGAAAACCTTGCAATTGTTTCCTGCAGTGCATGTTTCAATGAAGTTTTCAATATTGTTGATTTGGTGGATTAAATGCAAAACATACATGTAATAAATCAAAGTTTGTAacatacaacaaatatatacatttacagCCAAGACCTCTTACCGAGTGACTTCTGGACCAAAATTGGGATTACATCTCAGGTGTTTTAAAAGCCAGTCAACAGCTCCTGATGCCACAAAGCAGTTGTCATATGTTCTCATGTATCTTCGATGCCGACCACATGGCATGTCTTTCCGGAATGTATGAATAATTTCATTCCACTGTTTAAACAAACCAGAATGAAACAAATTGATTAAACTATTGTGAATATGTATATGCATATGCTGTCAAGACCTACATACAATAAGCGGTAAGACTTCCTCCCATTCCCCTATcccaaatatttatttattgatacatattagaatcatttacaaatcctaacacaacaattactcaaggactcacaaaaataactaaaagtCCCAAAATTAAGTACATTATATAGAGTTGAACTATGTAGTGTCACCCCTGTTAATCTGGGAAAGAAAGAATATGGGGGAACTCTTCCCAATAAATAGACATGATAACATTACAACACGCTAGTCTTTAAGATCATTTCATTTCCTAGAACTGACAGAAAGATTTCCGCCTTTACCCCCTCCTTTTACACAGTAAATTTGCTCCTTCCCATgtgcaatatttcaacactgtTCACTGTTTCTTATACCGctgttctagtttattgaatgcatatttaccatgtttactgtgaggtatgcatgtcagtgtctaattttgatttttgattggGGTGGGAGTACGGGCAGAACTCTTACCGAACCCACAAATATGGCAATGATTTCTAGGAATATGTcctaataaacatgataaaagagATAAAATCATTAAACTTGCTTTCACTCTTTGTCTCAGGCAATATGACCATAACCATGCAAGTGAAATTGCTAAAAAGTAAATGTGAAAAAGTGTTGAtgttttgggttgttgtttttttcaagcTAGAGCTATGAAGGTTAGACCTGTGTGGTGACGGTTACAGCTAATTCGAAATCGATGTCCACAATGTTCCTGTCCAAATAGTCCCAGTCACAACAAATATTGAAGGTACAGCACGACAGCACTAGATTAATGAATGTGTCAGTATGGCTCAACAGACAGCAAGCTCCATCATGGCAAATATCTACAAAGTTCCAAACCTGTCGATTAAGATTTACATTCAAAGATGCAATTTACACAAACCTAACGTTAATAAACCAAACCTAAGCTTCGCATATGAGACTGTTCTCTGCTAGCGACGAATAAACAAATCGATTTGCTCTAAGAATATTTAACATATTCAGCTTAATGATTCGCAGATCCGACATACCAACTTTGTAGCCCTGTATGGGCCAATGTAGACATCTGTATCCTGCTTCGACGAAATATCCATGGTCAAATGTGTCCGAAATCCTGGGCTAATTCATGACACCTTGACGGGCACCTGCTAGCCATTCCATCCTTCACGCTGACCAAGCACGTTCAAATCACCCTCTGTTATGCGATTGGTTTACTCTTCCGGAAGCCCAATCTGATTGGTGCTTCTATTGTCAGTGTAAACTTCCGTTAATATCGTCAAAATGGCGACGATGGAAGGTCCACtaagcaagtggacaaatgtaatGAAAGGATGGCAGTACAGATGGTTTGTCTTGGACGAGAATTCCGGCCTGCTGTCATACTACACCGTACGTTGACAACAAGCACCGTTACCGACAGTGATTTTAGTTGTGACGAAAGTTATATACTGTAATTGTCTCGTGATAGCAAGAGGTGTCAACTTTGACATGCATGTCCCTGAAAAGTATTGGTGCATTTGCCACGCCTCCCTGACTGTGTCATTAATATGCTACTGATTGCGATTACGTAATTCTCCGACTACAGCACTGGCAACATTTTTAGGGTCGACCACAATGGGTATTTATGAGTGGACCTATTAAGGTTTTAATGATTATGAATGAATAATATGAACGAAAATCTCCAAGAGCTCGGAATTTTAAGAGATTTCGATTTTAAATCATACATGGTAAAAATCTCTGCAGTCACAACCTTTTTATCATAATGTGTACAACCATACAagcgcatgcacacacacacacacacacacacacataatatataatacatataaatgtcattgttgtatttcaaaacatttcttttttagTTTGTGTGTTGCATAGTGATAAAAATTCTCCATATtaattcacaagagaggttatTCAGTTGTCACTTGCACCCATATATAGTTTCATATCAGCGTTTGGTAAGAGTTGTCAAATTTAGCATATATGTCCATGACTAGAACATGAAAGCCAGACTGATTTCTTCATTAGACAGCAATATACCTGAAATTTGCACTTTTTATTTTCAGTCCAAAGAGAAAATGATGAGGGGATCACGTAGAGGATGTGTTAGATTAAAAGTAGGTACATTTAGTGTGGAATACCAAAGTATCCTGGTGTTAATATTTCTCATCAGAGATTAAATGAAGTTTCTTCTGTTTTTAAAATAATTGGCTAACGATGCTGACTGAGAAACAAATCCTCTGATATTCTGCTGAATATGAGCATAATGAGTAAACATTAAGATTAAGGAGAAGGCATATAcattatgtaaacataacatctaTATATGCTGCACACTCCTCAGAGAACCTAATTTTGCCTCAGTAGGTATAAtgacagaacattattttcaacATGCTGTTATGATGTATTTTTCCAGGGAGCTATAATTGGaattgatgatgaagatgacagtACATTTACAATAACAGTGGACCAGAAAACCTTCCATTTTCAAGgtgtgaaaaaaagaagtgtCCAGTTTGTTAT
Above is a genomic segment from Haliotis asinina isolate JCU_RB_2024 chromosome 7, JCU_Hal_asi_v2, whole genome shotgun sequence containing:
- the LOC137291618 gene encoding DEP domain-containing protein 1B-like isoform X2; this encodes MDISSKQDTDVYIGPYRATKLWNEIIHTFRKDMPCGRHRRYMRTYDNCFVASGAVDWLLKHLRCNPNFGPEVTRCQTVQLLKKLFKSGIFEDVRPSKHGRSDFTDNGRLYRFVYKSPPRPPRPVLVPRANYLNGESKIGSSNDVASNLPEPLLQECHLVGRVLTAEEIEDVWKSLTLHRLQQTLGTIDLGEILDSSYVSGRNIHHNCLYVNKSGIVTNIEAKDQLPHWAMSAMKCLARWPEKVDDNLPSYPGFEKDVFGVVKDYFCGLAEPLMTFDMYEVITNVFVQSENRLPRHSSPSNASNRSTPKSATWSYASLENLLIDIVRSTGLDTTPHQHRLGLQSSSTLNLSNFNPAAESTNIHIEKKYGSSPELKVTRYETAFGPENKTVTRVFYTNGVATDYGHCGYGLEESCMPLETHFDMEPETSSSASNSSQVNFERAQSLERLNMEALRTDRGTDYCYNYSANSSGFYETPPSQRDSFHSVRSQNSGNNSAQSTRSARGYISRSSARNTSSVSSNHKPVLDGAKLQRSSRMQSASSPDLPGLASSAPKTMSRIPDKNTFELHGPSISMADLNSPEKNTSGSSSYRWRRSAFHNLGSVDTEERTRRALRLVCLLLPPANRRRLQLLLKLMYKMCHNQELCLDRTQTTRQLLLDTFTRTILSSHEEADMDELLVRQIVSFLIDNYAEIMTAPLDLKVAVEERLKDMQKPQIVYSPGDPALSRYCTQVSMEQYESQKLSSSQKALADLLEEIIADQSMSIKDKKKRLKQFSKTYPSLYYRRFPTAESEAEVIPPKPKIKPPLLVKPLMKLRGLRL
- the LOC137291618 gene encoding DEP domain-containing protein 1B-like isoform X1, with translation MDISSKQDTDVYIGPYRATKLWNEIIHTFRKDMPCGRHRRYMRTYDNCFVASGAVDWLLKHLRCNPNFGPEVTRCQTVQLLKKLFKSGIFEDVRPSKHGRSDFTDNGRLYRFVYKSPPRPPRPVLVPRANYLNGESKIGSSNDVASNLPEPLLQECHLVGRVLTAEEIEDVWKSLTLHRLQQTLGTIDLGEILDSSYVSGRNIHHNCLYVNKSGIVTNIEAKDQLPHWAMSAMKCLARWPEKVDDNLPSYPGFEKDVFGVVKDYFCGLAEPLMTFDMYEVITNVFVQSENRLPRHSSPSNASNRSTPKSATWSYASLENLLIDIVRSTGLDTTPHQHRLGLQSSSTLNLSNFNPAAESTNIHIEKKYGSSPELKVTRYETAFGPENKTVTRVFYTNGVATDYGHCGYGLEESCMPLETHFDMEPETSSSASNSSQVNFERAQSLERLNMEALRTDRGTDYCYNYSANSSGFYETPPSQRDSFHSVRSQNSGNNSAQSTRSARGYISRSSARNTSSVSSNHKPVLDGAKLQRSSRMQSASSPDLPGLASSAPKTMSRIPDKNTFELHGPSISMADLNSPEKNTSGSSSYRWRRSAFHNLGSVDTEERTRRALRLVCLLLPPANRRRLQLLLKLMYKMCHNQELCLDRTQTTRQLLLDTFTRTILSSHEEADMDELLVRQIVSFLIDNYAEIMTAPLDLKVAVEERLKDMQKPQIVYSPGDPALSRYCTQVSMEQYESQKLSSSQKALADLLEEIIADQSMSIKDKKKRLKQVSKALDSSNEFSKTYPSLYYRRFPTAESEAEVIPPKPKIKPPLLVKPLMKLRGLRL